The following proteins are co-located in the bacterium genome:
- the nuoL gene encoding NADH-quinone oxidoreductase subunit L: MTAAVWIIPLLPLAAFVAVTFWGERLPGRGAYVSIAAIVLAALGGLAVLAEAAAGARADLTFTWIAAGRPLVVGFVVDPLSAVMLAMVGCVASLITIYSVGYMAGDPRYPRFFSYLSLFQFSMLFLVLADNLLFIYVGWELVGLCSYLLIGFWFERPAAARAALKAFIVTRIGDFSMMIGILMLYLRTGSLRFDEIFHAIGTGGLGGPFLTVAALLVFGGAVGKSAQVPLHVWLPDAMEGPTPVSALIHAATMVAAGVYLVARAYPLFLLSPGHEALTIVAYVGGITVLAAATMGVVEDDLKRVLAYSTMSQLGYMMLGLGVLGYSAGMFHLITHAVFKALLFLAAGSIIHAVATNDLKRMGGLARAMPITFWTFVAATLALTGIPPFAGFFSKDAILLAAYTHDRTLWLLGLAGAFLTSLYMGRLCWYAFAGEFRGGDAPADARGGHAGVPHESPAVMTVPLVILGVLAVVLGWVGADAFGDPFGRFIRFVGAGAPAGNTGVLLASVAVAVAGWVAAGALYPWRIASPERLKRDLRWLYVLLVRKYYVDDAYEWVFVRVGAVVVWLAGAIDRYVVDGLVNLVGWGARQLGLGLRYVQTGREETYLLLAALGVVIIVLVRLAW, encoded by the coding sequence ATGACCGCCGCCGTGTGGATCATCCCGCTGCTCCCGCTCGCCGCGTTCGTCGCGGTGACGTTCTGGGGGGAGCGGCTGCCCGGCCGCGGAGCCTACGTCTCGATCGCCGCGATCGTCCTCGCCGCCCTCGGTGGCCTCGCGGTGCTGGCCGAGGCGGCCGCGGGCGCGCGGGCCGACCTGACGTTCACGTGGATCGCCGCCGGCCGGCCGCTCGTCGTGGGGTTCGTCGTGGACCCGCTGAGCGCGGTGATGCTGGCGATGGTCGGGTGCGTCGCGTCGTTGATCACGATCTACTCGGTCGGCTACATGGCGGGCGACCCACGGTACCCGCGATTCTTCTCGTACCTGTCGCTGTTCCAGTTTTCGATGCTGTTCCTGGTTCTCGCCGACAACCTGCTGTTCATCTACGTGGGGTGGGAGCTCGTCGGCCTGTGCTCCTACCTGCTGATCGGGTTCTGGTTCGAGCGTCCGGCCGCGGCGCGCGCGGCGCTGAAGGCGTTTATCGTGACGCGGATCGGCGACTTCTCGATGATGATCGGCATCCTGATGCTCTACCTCCGCACCGGCTCGCTTCGGTTCGACGAGATCTTCCACGCGATCGGGACGGGGGGCCTCGGGGGGCCGTTCCTCACGGTGGCGGCGCTGCTCGTGTTCGGCGGCGCGGTCGGCAAGTCCGCCCAGGTGCCGCTGCACGTGTGGCTGCCGGACGCGATGGAAGGCCCGACGCCGGTGAGCGCGCTGATCCACGCCGCGACGATGGTGGCGGCGGGCGTGTACCTCGTGGCGCGAGCGTACCCATTGTTCCTGCTGTCCCCGGGACACGAGGCGCTGACGATCGTGGCGTACGTCGGCGGGATCACTGTGCTGGCGGCGGCGACGATGGGTGTCGTGGAGGACGACCTCAAGCGCGTGCTCGCGTACTCGACGATGAGCCAGCTCGGCTATATGATGCTCGGGCTTGGGGTGCTCGGGTACAGCGCCGGGATGTTCCACCTGATCACGCACGCGGTGTTCAAGGCGTTGCTGTTTCTCGCGGCCGGGAGCATCATCCACGCCGTCGCGACGAACGACCTGAAGCGGATGGGCGGCCTGGCCCGCGCGATGCCGATCACGTTCTGGACGTTCGTCGCGGCGACGCTCGCGCTGACGGGGATCCCGCCGTTCGCCGGGTTCTTCAGCAAAGACGCGATCCTGCTCGCGGCCTACACGCACGACCGCACGCTCTGGCTGCTCGGTCTGGCCGGCGCCTTCTTGACGTCGCTGTACATGGGGCGGCTCTGCTGGTACGCGTTTGCCGGGGAGTTTCGCGGCGGCGATGCGCCCGCGGACGCGCGCGGCGGGCATGCCGGGGTGCCCCATGAGAGCCCCGCCGTGATGACCGTGCCGCTCGTCATCCTCGGCGTGCTCGCGGTCGTGCTGGGATGGGTGGGCGCCGACGCGTTCGGCGATCCGTTCGGGCGGTTCATCCGCTTCGTGGGGGCCGGGGCCCCGGCGGGCAACACCGGCGTGCTGCTGGCGTCGGTCGCCGTTGCGGTCGCCGGCTGGGTCGCGGCCGGCGCGCTCTATCCCTGGCGGATCGCGTCGCCGGAGCGCCTGAAGCGGGATCTGCGGTGGCTGTACGTGCTGCTCGTGCGCAAGTACTACGTCGACGACGCCTACGAGTGGGTGTTCGTGCGCGTCGGTGCCGTCGTCGTCTGGCTCGCCGGCGCGATCGACCGGTACGTCGTCGACGGCCTCGTGAATCTCGTCGGCTGGGGCGCGCGCCAGCTGGGGCTCGGCCTGCGGTACGTCCAGACCGGGCGCGAGGAAA
- the nuoK gene encoding NADH-quinone oxidoreductase subunit NuoK, protein MITLAHYLVLSALLFGLGLYAVLSRRNAVAMLMGIELMLNAANINLVAFNKYAAPGAMQGQIFALIVITLAACEAAVGLALILAAYRRFETTYVDDLNLMKW, encoded by the coding sequence ATGATCACGCTGGCGCACTATCTCGTCCTCAGCGCGCTCCTGTTCGGCCTCGGGCTGTACGCCGTGCTGTCCCGCCGCAACGCGGTGGCGATGCTCATGGGGATCGAGCTGATGTTGAACGCCGCGAACATCAACCTCGTCGCGTTCAACAAGTACGCGGCGCCCGGGGCGATGCAGGGCCAGATCTTCGCGCTGATCGTGATCACGCTGGCCGCGTGCGAGGCTGCGGTCGGGTTGGCGCTGATCCTGGCCGCGTACCGCCGTTTCGAGACCACCTACGTCGACGATCTGAACCTCATGAAATGGTAG
- a CDS encoding NADH-quinone oxidoreductase subunit J produces MSGEAIAFYVLAAIILASGIVVVSSPNLVHSAVALVPALLGVTGVYILLNAEFLAGIQVLIYAGGITVLILFVIMLTEGGTGLRVRQRNEQAPIAAAVAAAVAALFVALAGRTPWAQGAGTLPSYTPGAIGQSFLGPNLLLFESTSVVLLVTLVGAIMIARKEDDA; encoded by the coding sequence ATGAGCGGGGAAGCGATCGCCTTCTACGTGCTCGCGGCGATCATCCTCGCGTCGGGGATCGTCGTCGTCAGCAGCCCAAACCTCGTGCACAGCGCGGTCGCCCTGGTCCCCGCGCTGCTCGGCGTGACCGGCGTCTACATCCTGCTGAACGCGGAGTTCCTTGCCGGCATCCAGGTGCTGATCTACGCCGGCGGGATCACCGTGCTGATCCTGTTCGTGATCATGCTCACCGAAGGCGGCACCGGCCTGCGCGTCCGGCAGCGAAACGAGCAGGCCCCGATCGCCGCGGCGGTCGCGGCGGCCGTCGCGGCGCTGTTCGTCGCGCTCGCCGGCCGCACGCCGTGGGCGCAGGGGGCGGGGACGCTCCCGTCGTACACGCCGGGCGCGATCGGGCAGAGCTTTCTCGGCCCGAACCTGCTGTTGTTCGAGAGCACGTCGGTCGTGCTGCTCGTGACGCTGGTCGGCGCGATCATGATCGCCAGGAAAGAGGACGACGCATGA
- the nuoH gene encoding NADH-quinone oxidoreductase subunit NuoH — MPWYLEALRAVVGTIVIFSGVAVVAAMFGVLLERKISGWMQSRIGPTHVGPRGLLQTVADTIKLLQKEYIVPQNADAAIFASAVVIVPLAALLDYVVLPFGATRWGPLIFRDLNIGVLYFAATSSLIVVGILMAGWGSNNKYALLGGLRSAAQMVSYEIPIGLVLITISLLAGSLSTVTIVNMQTHLWFVVSQPISFLIFLTAATAEVNRAPFDLVEAESELVAGYFSEYTGMRFALFQLGEYGEMFAMAALAVTLFLGGWHGPALPSVVWFLIKLYALVFVFMWVRWTYPRFRIDQLLGFSWKVLIPVALLNLVVTAYFVTGAHR, encoded by the coding sequence ATGCCCTGGTACCTCGAGGCCCTGCGCGCGGTGGTCGGGACGATCGTCATTTTCAGCGGCGTGGCGGTCGTCGCGGCGATGTTCGGGGTCCTGCTCGAGCGCAAGATCAGCGGCTGGATGCAGAGTCGCATCGGGCCGACACACGTCGGCCCCCGGGGCCTGCTGCAGACGGTGGCGGACACGATCAAGCTCCTCCAGAAGGAGTACATCGTGCCGCAGAACGCGGATGCCGCGATCTTCGCGAGCGCGGTCGTGATCGTGCCGCTGGCGGCGCTGCTGGACTACGTCGTCCTGCCGTTTGGCGCGACGCGCTGGGGGCCGCTGATCTTCCGGGATCTCAACATCGGGGTGCTCTATTTCGCCGCGACGTCGTCCTTGATCGTCGTCGGGATCCTCATGGCCGGATGGGGGTCGAACAACAAGTACGCGCTGTTGGGGGGCCTGCGCTCGGCCGCGCAGATGGTGAGCTACGAGATCCCGATCGGCCTCGTGCTGATCACGATCTCGCTGCTCGCCGGCTCGCTGTCCACGGTGACGATCGTGAACATGCAGACCCATCTGTGGTTCGTCGTGTCGCAACCGATCTCGTTCCTGATCTTCCTGACGGCCGCCACCGCGGAGGTGAACCGCGCGCCGTTCGACCTCGTGGAGGCCGAGAGCGAACTGGTGGCAGGGTACTTCTCGGAATACACCGGGATGCGCTTCGCGCTCTTTCAACTCGGCGAGTACGGCGAGATGTTCGCCATGGCCGCGCTTGCCGTGACCCTGTTTCTCGGCGGCTGGCACGGACCCGCGCTGCCGTCGGTCGTCTGGTTCCTGATCAAGCTGTATGCGTTGGTCTTCGTGTTCATGTGGGTGCGGTGGACGTACCCGCGGTTCCGCATCGACCAGTTGCTCGGCTTTTCCTGGAAGGTCCTGATCCCGGTGGCGCTGCTGAACCTTGTCGTGACGGCGTACTTCGTGACGGGCGCGCATCGATGA
- the ndhC gene encoding NADH-quinone oxidoreductase subunit A: protein MRIPPRGLGGEMLLDWGYVAIFVIVGAGMVSLPFAIIWLISPRSSYPHKRETYESGVEPIGQAWSQFNIRYYLFSLIFVVFDVEIIYLYPWAVVARSLGPPAFASIVIFLAILALGLAYAWRKGALEWA, encoded by the coding sequence ATGCGCATCCCGCCGCGTGGGTTAGGGGGAGAGATGCTGCTCGACTGGGGATACGTCGCGATCTTCGTGATCGTCGGGGCGGGGATGGTGTCCCTGCCGTTCGCGATCATCTGGTTGATCAGCCCGCGGAGCTCGTATCCCCACAAGCGTGAGACGTACGAGTCCGGCGTGGAGCCGATCGGGCAGGCGTGGTCGCAGTTCAACATCCGGTACTACCTGTTTTCCCTGATCTTCGTTGTGTTCGACGTCGAGATCATCTACCTGTACCCGTGGGCGGTCGTGGCCCGTAGCCTCGGCCCGCCGGCGTTCGCCTCGATCGTGATCTTCCTCGCGATCCTGGCCCTCGGCCTCGCGTACGCGTGGCGGAAAGGCGCGCTGGAATGGGCGTGA
- a CDS encoding gluconeogenesis factor YvcK family protein — protein sequence MSLNGASNGAPFGRLRVWLRWLEPGLGVKRWVAVMAVGIFLVSTGVALVVNVKLLGVLELALIQAIDVAYRVTGHVFSPMLGGLLLVLLGVAIIIFGLRETIRSIVDVFLPRGDPRLVELLVQQRQLQRGPKIVVLGGGTGLSTLLRGLKRESTNLTAVVTVFDDGGSSGRLRREQGILPPGDIRNCLVALAEAEPLLTRLFEHRFKGGALDGHSFGNLFIASMSQVAGDLETALKECSKVLAIRGRVLPTTLHDVTLCAEFVDGTVVKGESAITRAGGTIRRVFLEPAHVPAPQDVLDAIAEADLIVLGPGSLYTSILPNLLVDGVADALRRARGLKVYICNVMTQHGETRGFKASDHVRVLLEQAGPGLFEHVLVNDRRPRNQALLARYSREGAEPVEPDVDAIRALGLRPAPEDLISEHELVRHDPRKIAAVLVQLLATVSPETRHAVAPV from the coding sequence ATGAGCCTGAACGGAGCGTCGAACGGCGCCCCCTTCGGCCGGCTGCGCGTATGGTTGCGCTGGCTCGAGCCGGGGTTGGGCGTGAAGCGGTGGGTCGCGGTGATGGCCGTCGGGATCTTTCTGGTCAGCACCGGCGTGGCCCTTGTCGTCAACGTGAAGCTGCTCGGGGTGCTGGAGCTCGCGCTGATCCAGGCGATCGACGTCGCCTACCGGGTCACCGGCCATGTGTTCTCCCCGATGCTCGGCGGGTTGCTGCTGGTCCTGCTCGGTGTTGCGATCATCATCTTCGGCCTGCGGGAGACGATCCGCTCGATCGTAGACGTCTTCCTGCCGCGCGGCGATCCGCGCCTCGTCGAGCTGCTCGTGCAACAGCGACAGCTGCAGCGGGGCCCAAAGATCGTCGTGCTCGGCGGCGGCACCGGGCTGAGCACGCTGCTGCGGGGGCTCAAGCGGGAGAGCACGAATCTCACCGCCGTCGTCACGGTGTTCGACGACGGGGGATCGTCCGGCCGGCTCCGGCGGGAGCAGGGAATCCTGCCGCCTGGCGACATCCGGAACTGCCTGGTCGCGCTGGCCGAGGCAGAGCCGTTGCTGACGCGTCTGTTCGAGCACCGGTTCAAGGGCGGCGCGCTCGACGGGCACAGCTTCGGCAACCTGTTCATCGCGAGCATGTCGCAGGTCGCGGGGGATCTCGAGACCGCGCTCAAGGAGTGCAGCAAGGTGCTGGCGATCCGCGGGCGCGTCCTCCCGACGACGCTGCACGACGTGACCCTGTGCGCCGAGTTCGTCGACGGGACGGTCGTGAAGGGGGAGTCGGCCATCACCCGCGCGGGCGGAACGATCCGCCGCGTTTTTCTCGAGCCCGCGCATGTGCCCGCGCCCCAGGACGTGCTCGACGCGATCGCGGAGGCCGACCTCATCGTGCTGGGGCCGGGCAGCCTGTACACGAGCATCCTGCCCAACCTGTTGGTCGACGGGGTCGCCGACGCACTGCGCCGCGCTCGCGGGCTGAAGGTCTACATCTGCAACGTCATGACGCAGCACGGGGAGACGCGTGGATTCAAGGCGTCCGACCACGTGCGGGTGCTGCTCGAGCAGGCCGGACCGGGGTTGTTCGAGCACGTGCTCGTCAACGATCGCCGGCCGCGCAACCAGGCGCTCTTGGCCCGGTACAGCCGGGAGGGGGCGGAGCCGGTCGAGCCGGACGTGGACGCGATCCGCGCGCTCGGCCTGCGCCCGGCTCCCGAGGATCTCATCAGCGAGCACGAGCTGGTGCGGCACGATCCGCGCAAGATCGCCGCGGTGCTCGTGCAGCTGCTGGCGACCGTGTCCCCCGAGACCCGGCACGCGGTGGCCCCGGTATAG